In one window of Helianthus annuus cultivar XRQ/B chromosome 17, HanXRQr2.0-SUNRISE, whole genome shotgun sequence DNA:
- the LOC110921066 gene encoding protein SHORT ROOT IN SALT MEDIUM 1, protein MYSSRGNNAYGQQQQSKPQPYSGQPSYGQNPGPDGSRHSALLGSHPSAGAHYGGQYTSVYGSTAHNSALQGPATSTKGVGSSVLEGRSGYGSTMQDSPKYASDYPATSKFGQKGESMFSDDRLPYAERASAYSARDLQTDPTVRFADSIAYGQHKADIYDRLDAATALRQDLLQSTSVDGSSRQADYLAARSAPVRSGQELLSYGGRYDTDLHALSLVSGPQHAPSILGAAPRREVEDLMYAHGSANPGYGVSLPPGRAYVSGKSLHGTSLESDYPGGILARAGYSRLDDRKDDVAYARELERREEDRRREILRERERERERERERERDRSRERQRERERERERERERERRKERERRERERERESRRARTPLRISRDRGRSTSTKPGKSSRRESPRRHSPGKEKRREYVCKVYSSRLVDPERDYLSLDKRYPRLYVSPECSKVVVNWSRADLNIPFNTPVSFEHDFVQVETPSEHESVSTKTLTNDHVKLESGTTRWNAKLLLMSGLSNNALEELSSDRKYEDRIPHLCNMLRFAFLKDGNLSMAIGGSWDPIDGNDPLVDKSSLVQTVLRYAKELTGLDLKNCRKWNPFLEIHYDRIGKDGLFSHKEITVLYIPDLSDCLPSINAWRDQWLAHKKAVAERERLHALKKEKSREKKKDADKEPEKKKDADKVEKTEKKKEAGSASKVNGKGKVGTKVKAKEAGKEGDKTVTEKKDVDKTVTEKKDGDKTVIEKKDGDKTDTENKDGDKIVTEKKTVTDKKDDVQTPGSGKKKIIRKVIKKKVVSEKNENAPKQTDDTNTEIIGEDAESSGTPVTVKAVTKKKVIKKTPVVKTVKKEDEAKEPERSEDKTKSEDVVGESEKPVVKKKMVKKVIKKKVAKVVKENEAGSTIGEKGASEVKLENNESVSEAAPQSVGGTNETGNKSEKVQVKEEKKAKVEGVSDKNEKLKDGKEKKDKDVKTETKGKEVKDKKKVDEPPRHPGLILQTKGNKNSKLRSLSLSLDSLLDYTDKDIEESTFELSVFAETFYEMLQFQMGSRILTFLQKLRIKFVAKMNKKKRQRDEVSDKKEKEKVSSAKKSSLKRQKTDDVTVESKPVKTETLHESGPVDEKTNKDDNMVVDDNVENVKVEDEPVKDEGSEEEPEEEEEEEEEPEEDPEEDPEEDPEEDPEEDENMADAGNEEKAEVDKVDMDVKSEKVDEKVKGEQEENVKTTVKSEKNENQKADTKKKETTVTIDKKLLQAFRFFDRNRLGYIRVEDLRLILHALGNCMSHRDVKELVQSALLESNTGRDDRILYSKLVKMTDI, encoded by the exons ATGTATTCTTCGAGAGGGAATAATGCTTAtggacaacagcaacagtcaaAGCCACAACCCTATTCTGGTCAACCTTCTTATGGTCAAAAC CCGGGACCTGACGGTTCAAGGCATTCAGCCTTGTTAGGCAGCCATCCATCGGCTGGAGCTCATTACGGTGGTCAGTATACTTCGGTGTATGGTTCAACAGCACACAATAGTGCTCTACAG GGTCCAGCTACTAGTACCAAAGGAGTTGGCTCATCTGTTCTAGAAGGTCGAAGTGGCTATGGGTCCACCATGCAAGACTCACCTAAATACGCGTCTGACTATCCTGCTACTAGTAAGTTTGGCCAAAAAGGTGAAAGCATGTTTTCTGATGATAGGCTTCCATACGCTGAACGAGCAAGTGCATATTCTGCGCGAGATTTGCAAACTGATCCAACTGTTCGGTTTGCTGATTCAATTGCTTATGGTCAACACAAG GCCGATATTTATGATCGTCTGGACGCGGCTACAGCACTACGCCAAGACTTGCTACAATCTACTTCTGTAGATGGGAGTTCTAG ACAAGCTGATTATCTAGCCGCAAGATCAGCTCCAGTTCGCTCGGGTCAAGAACTTTTGTCGTACGGTGGGAGATATGATACCGATCTTCATGCTTTATCATTGGTAAGCGGTCCACAACATGCACCGTCGATTCTCGGAGCTGCTCCAAGGAGAGAAGTTGAAGATCTTATGTATGCTCATGGTTCCGCTAATCCTGGTTATGGAGTTAGCCTGCCACCTGGCAGGGCATATGTTTCAGGGAAGAGTTTACATGGCACGTCCCTGGAATCAGATTATCCAGGTGGCATTCTGGCACGTGCGGGTTATTCGAGGCTTGATGACCGTAAAGATGATGTGGCATATGCTCGGGAACTCGAACGAAGAGAGGAAGATCGTCGTAGGGAGATACTACGAgaacgagaaagagaaagagaacgTGAACGTGAAAGAGAACGGGACCGCTCGCGTGAACGACAACGGGAGCGAGAACGAGAACGTGAACGGGAGCGGGAACGAGAGCGTAGGAAGGAACGTGAAAGACGGGAGAGGGAAAGAGAACGGGAAAGTAGGCGGGCCCGGACCCCACTAAGAATCTCAAGGGACAGAGGTCGTTCCACATCAACAAAGCCCGGGAAGTCTTCAAGACGGGAATCACCTAG GCGTCATTCACCTGGTAAAGAAAAACGAAGAGAATATGTCTGCAAG GTTTATTCATCCAGATTGGTGGACCCCGAGAGGGATTATCTGTCCTTGGATAAACGTTATCCTAGGCTATATGTTTCACCAGAATGTTCCAAG GTTGTTGTTAATTGGTCAAGGGCGGACCTGAATATTCCTTTCAATACCCCTGTTAG TTTTGAACATGATTTTGTGCAAGTGGAAACCCCAAGTGAGCATGAATCAGTATCCACGAAAACATTAACTAATGACCATGTAAAACTGGAAAGCGGAACTACTCGATGGAACGCCAAG TTACTGCTGATGAGCGGACTTAGCAATAACGCCTTGGAGGAATTGTCATCTGATAGAAAATACGAGGATCGTATCCCACATCTTTGTAATATGCTTAGGTTTGCTTTTCTTAAAGACGGGAATTTATCGATGGCAATTGGTGGTTCGTGGGACCCTATTGATGGCAATGATCCTTTAGTAGATAAATCTTCTTTAGTTCAAACCGTTTTGAG GTACGCCAAAGAGCTCACAGGCCTTGACTTAAAGAACTGCCGAAAGTGGAATCCATTTCTTGAG ATTCACTACGACAGAATTGGGAAGGATGGACTTTTTAGCCATAAGGAAATTACCGTACTCTATATTCCTGATTTATCTGATTGTTTACCCTCAATCAATGCATGGAGAGATCAGTGGCTCGCCCACAAGAAAGCAGTTGCAGAGCGAGAACGCCTGCACGCCCTGAAAAAAGAG AAATCGCGTGAAAAGAAAAAAGATGCGGATAAGGAGCCTGAGAAGAAAAAGGATGCGGATAAGGTcgaaaaaacagaaaaaaagaAAGAGGCCGGATCAGCGTCAAAAGTTAACGGAAAAGGAAAAGTTGGTACTAAAGTGAAAGCAAAGGAAGCTGGAAAAGAGGGGGACAAAACTGTTACCGAGAAGAAAGACGTGGACAAAACCGTTACCGAGAAGAAAGATGGCGACAAAACCGTTATCGAGAAGAAAGACGGGGACAAAACGGATACTGAGAACAAAGATGGGGATAAAATCGTTACCGAGAAGAAAACCGTTACCGATAAGAAAGATGATGTGCAGACACCTGGTAGTGGAAAAAAGAAGATTATTAGGAAAGTTATTAAAAAGAAGGTTGTTTCCGAAAAGAATGAAAACGCACCCAAACAAACTGATGATACAAACACAGAGATTATTGGTGAAGATGCTGAGTCATCTGGTACTCCTGTGACTGTGAAAGCCGTTACTAAAAAGAAAGTTATTAAAAAGACTCCGGTGGTGAAAACCGTCAAGAAAGAAGACGAAGCTAAAGAACCCGAGCGTTCTGAGGATAAGACAAAAAGTGAAGACGTGGTTGGTGAAAGTGAAAAACCTGTTGTTAAAAAGAAAATGGTTAAAAAGGTTATTAAGAAAAAGGTAGCTAAAGTGGTCAAGGAAAATGAAGCAGGGTCAACTATCGGGGAGAAAGGTGCAAGTGAGGTCAAATTGGAGAACAATGAGTCGGTCTCTGAGGCGGCCCCACAGAGTGTCGGTGGCACAAATGAAACTGGAAATAAAAGTGAAAAAGTTCAAGTGAAGGAAGAGAAGAAAGCTAAAGTGGAGGGTGTTTCTGACAAAAATGAGAAGTTGAAGGATGGAAAAGAGAAAAAAGACAAAGATGTTAAAACTGAAACTAAGGGTAAGGAGGTTAAAGATAAGAAAAAGGTCGACGAGCCACCTAGACATCCAGGGTTGATCCTCCAGACAAAAGGGAACAAGAATTCAAAA CTGCGTTCATTGTCACTTTCTCTGGACTCGCTCTTGGATTATACTGATAAAGATATTGAAGAATCAACTTTTGAG CTATCTGTATTTGCTGAAACGTTTTATGAAATGCTTCAATTTCAAATGGGTTCTCGGATATTAACATTTCTCCAG AAATTGAGGATCAAGTTTGTGGCTAAAATGAACAAAAAGAAGAGACAAAGGGACGAAGTTTCCGATAAGAAGGAAAAAGAGAAGGTGTCATCTGCTAAAAAGTCATCCCTGAAACGCCAAAAAACTGATGATGTCACTGTCGAAAGCAAGCCAGTTAAAACTGAAACGTTGCATGAAAGTGGCCCAGTGGATGAAAAAACCAATAAGGATGACAACATGGTTGTTGATGATAATGTGGAGAACGTTAAAGTAGAAGATGAACCAGTAAAAGATGAAGGCTCTGAAGAAGAAcccgaagaagaagaagaggaagaagaagaaccggAAGAAGATCCGGAAGAGGACCCGGAAGAAGATCCGGAAGAGGATCCGGAAGAAGATGAAAACATGGCTGATGCAGGAAACGAG GAGAAAGCTGAGGTGGATAAAGTTGACATGGATGTGAAGTCTGAAAAGGTGGATGAAAAAGTCAAAGGCGAGCAAGAGGAGAATGTTAAAACCACTGTGAAATCAGAGAAAAACGAAAACCAAAAGGCGGACACAAAGAAGAAAGAAACTACGGTTACCATTGACAAGAAACTTCTGCAG GCTTTTAGGTTTTTTGACCGAAATCGATTGGGCTACATCAGG GTTGAAGATTTACGACTCATCCTGCATGCATTGGGAAACTGCATGTCTCACAGAGATGTCAAG GAACTTGTACAAAGTGCATTGCTGGAGAGCAACACTGGGAGGGATGATCGTATTCTCTACAGTAAGCTGGTGAAGATGACTGATATCTGA